In uncultured Cohaesibacter sp., a genomic segment contains:
- the mobB gene encoding molybdopterin-guanine dinucleotide biosynthesis protein B produces the protein MHGHKIFGVTGWKNSGKTTLAVRLIALLSERGYRISSVKHAHHKCDIDKEGTDSYRHRQAGSGEVALVAAGTRWAIMHECRNEEEPLLSDVLARLSPCDLVLVEGYKKEPFPKIEVRRAGAVNSEPIAAQDHHIMAIASDDPDKLEAAETLPRFHIDDVEAIADFIVNMMKL, from the coding sequence CCGGCTGGAAAAACTCCGGCAAGACGACGCTTGCGGTGCGCCTCATCGCGCTTCTGAGCGAGCGTGGCTACAGGATTTCATCGGTCAAGCATGCGCATCACAAATGCGACATCGACAAGGAAGGCACCGACAGCTATCGCCATCGACAAGCAGGATCAGGCGAAGTGGCGCTGGTTGCCGCAGGCACCCGATGGGCCATCATGCATGAATGTCGCAATGAAGAAGAGCCACTGCTGAGCGACGTTCTGGCGCGCCTTTCCCCTTGTGATCTGGTTCTGGTGGAAGGCTACAAGAAAGAGCCGTTCCCAAAGATCGAAGTGCGCCGAGCGGGAGCCGTCAATTCCGAGCCAATCGCAGCGCAAGATCATCACATCATGGCAATCGCCAGCGACGATCCGGACAAGTTGGAAGCAGCGGAAACCCTGCCACGATTTCATATTGATGATGTGGAAGCGATTGCCGACTTTATTGTCAACATGATGAAG